Proteins from a genomic interval of Synechococcus sp. A15-28:
- a CDS encoding glucose-6-phosphate isomerase — protein MSFPDFSASDAQIQWQRFCDLLWYHEDLGIWLDISRMHLNPSDLEQLQPKFDKAFTAMAELEAGAIANPDEERQVGHYWLRSPQLAPSDQVRDHIASEIDQIEQFGQDVINGVIKAPGGQTFTDVLWIGIGGSGLGPLLMIRALQKQGSGLPFHFFDNVDPNGMSAVLADLDDRLATTLVVTVSKSGGTPEPHLGMEQARHRLESRGGQWSAQAVAITMVDSKLDREAKQDGWLKRFDMFDWVGGRTSITSAVGLLPGALIGADIRDFLAGAAQMDEATRLADLRRNPAALMAASWFVAGDGKGLRDMVVLPYRDRLEVFSRYLQQLVMESLGKRLDRDGNEVNQGIAVYGNKGSTDQHAYVQQLRDGVDNFFATFIEVLEDVDDIPVIKDECPGDFLDGFLQGTRSALTEGGRQSLSISMRRFDSRRLGALIALFERAVGFYGDLVNINAYHQPGVEAGKKAAAAILDLQSRIEAILQDGASRSVSEIRQAVGDGSDEAVFWIMRHLAGNSRGYQAEGDWANPASMRFSRS, from the coding sequence ATGAGCTTCCCGGATTTCAGCGCCAGTGACGCTCAGATTCAATGGCAGCGATTCTGTGATCTCCTTTGGTACCACGAGGATCTCGGCATCTGGTTGGACATCAGTCGCATGCATCTCAATCCGTCTGATCTGGAGCAGCTGCAGCCGAAATTCGACAAAGCGTTCACGGCCATGGCGGAGCTTGAAGCCGGTGCCATCGCCAACCCTGATGAAGAGCGACAGGTGGGGCATTACTGGCTACGGTCTCCGCAACTGGCGCCAAGTGACCAGGTCCGTGACCACATCGCCTCGGAAATCGACCAGATCGAGCAGTTCGGTCAGGATGTGATCAACGGCGTGATCAAAGCGCCCGGGGGGCAAACCTTCACGGATGTTCTCTGGATCGGAATCGGCGGCAGTGGTCTGGGCCCCCTGCTGATGATCAGAGCTCTCCAGAAACAGGGCTCAGGGCTGCCGTTTCACTTCTTCGACAACGTTGACCCCAACGGCATGAGTGCCGTTCTGGCTGATCTTGACGATCGTCTGGCAACCACTCTCGTGGTCACCGTGAGCAAATCAGGCGGCACACCGGAGCCCCATCTGGGCATGGAGCAGGCACGCCATCGACTTGAGAGCCGCGGTGGCCAATGGTCTGCTCAGGCTGTCGCCATCACTATGGTCGACAGCAAACTCGATCGGGAAGCCAAACAGGACGGATGGCTCAAACGCTTCGACATGTTCGATTGGGTCGGCGGCAGGACCAGCATCACCAGTGCTGTGGGCCTGCTCCCCGGCGCTCTGATCGGTGCTGATATCCGCGATTTTCTCGCCGGTGCTGCGCAGATGGACGAAGCGACCCGTCTGGCCGATCTGCGTCGTAACCCAGCTGCACTGATGGCGGCTTCATGGTTTGTCGCCGGCGACGGCAAGGGACTCCGCGACATGGTGGTGCTGCCCTACCGCGATCGTCTCGAGGTGTTCAGCCGCTATCTGCAGCAGTTGGTGATGGAATCCCTCGGAAAGCGTCTTGATCGCGATGGCAACGAGGTCAACCAAGGCATTGCCGTTTATGGCAACAAGGGTTCCACAGACCAGCACGCCTACGTACAACAGCTCCGGGACGGCGTTGACAATTTCTTTGCCACGTTCATCGAGGTTCTTGAGGATGTAGATGATATTCCGGTGATCAAGGACGAATGCCCCGGTGATTTCCTCGATGGGTTCCTGCAGGGAACGCGGTCCGCTTTGACGGAAGGAGGCCGTCAGAGTCTCAGTATCAGCATGCGTCGCTTTGATTCCCGTCGACTTGGAGCACTGATTGCTCTGTTTGAGCGCGCTGTGGGGTTCTACGGCGATCTGGTCAACATCAACGCCTATCACCAGCCCGGTGTTGAAGCGGGCAAGAAGGCTGCAGCGGCCATTCTTGACCTGCAAAGCAGGATCGAAGCCATTCTTCAGGATGGTGCTTCACGATCCGTCAGCGAAATCCGTCAGGCCGTCGGTGACGGAAGCGATGAAGCCGTGTTCTGGATCATGCGCCATCTGGCGGGCAATTCCCGCGGTTACCAGGCCGAGGGAGATTGGGCGAACCCAGCCAGCATGCGCTTCAGCCGCAGCTGA
- a CDS encoding helicase DnaB, translating into MRVHLQRCGVLALSLALVSPPPASKPTAGVAQAVIQLTERDERPDPSVFLPEELQLLQQRFGVHGPQTTLAQLFTRGVDQLQPLRDLTLDQLNQLKPVILRESVRHRINPMLVTAILFDEIQHSKPGESLPFIAHSGLVRTHGPAQLAITELIHQNRLPANPSPDEIAWARNQLLDPEMSVVFLVGKMSRLKQELGLSTTRRLDASSSYGDAKAIATLAYLHNGKLDYPRRILSYMQDPELHGLIYSSKRSHPFLLI; encoded by the coding sequence ATGCGCGTCCACCTGCAGCGCTGCGGAGTCTTGGCCCTGAGCCTCGCCCTTGTTTCCCCCCCCCCGGCATCCAAGCCGACCGCTGGGGTGGCTCAAGCGGTCATTCAGCTCACTGAACGTGATGAGCGGCCTGATCCATCCGTTTTCTTGCCCGAGGAGCTGCAGTTGCTGCAGCAACGGTTCGGGGTCCATGGCCCCCAGACCACGCTGGCCCAATTGTTCACCCGAGGTGTCGATCAGCTTCAGCCACTACGCGACCTGACACTCGATCAACTCAATCAACTCAAACCGGTCATCCTTAGAGAGTCAGTGCGTCATCGGATCAATCCGATGCTGGTAACGGCCATTCTGTTCGACGAAATTCAGCACTCCAAGCCCGGAGAAAGTCTTCCGTTCATTGCTCACTCTGGTCTGGTCAGAACCCACGGACCGGCGCAGCTTGCCATCACCGAACTGATTCACCAGAACCGTCTGCCTGCCAACCCGAGCCCCGATGAAATCGCCTGGGCCAGGAATCAATTGCTGGATCCGGAGATGAGCGTGGTGTTTCTTGTGGGCAAGATGAGTCGGCTCAAACAGGAGCTGGGGCTCTCCACCACACGACGACTGGATGCCAGCAGCTCCTACGGCGATGCCAAGGCGATCGCCACCTTGGCCTATCTCCATAACGGAAAACTTGACTACCCCAGACGCATTTTGAGTTACATGCAGGATCCTGAGCTGCATGGCTTGATCTACAGCTCAAAGCGCAGCCACCCCTTCCTCCTGATCTGA
- a CDS encoding DUF1995 family protein, whose amino-acid sequence MPEAQKASLPADLLTAEADLLDALKAALASGKGARWGASLRFENLRILPVALRLFQALRSVDESCRLLWPDAGAAALARRDAPDLAGTILDFNQWSTRGDADGLVLAVGPQPSDYEQFMAICQDHRGSVLMLNGRLEDAAVGIGSVARERRRGFVSSWQQAYWLQPLEGGALMRRFPDDWTLYRLDPDGYRHLASMENRPDPEQISALLAGEDSDSLKQQLGSVDRFIDGLRS is encoded by the coding sequence GTGCCTGAAGCCCAGAAGGCCAGCCTTCCCGCCGATCTGCTGACCGCGGAAGCCGATCTGCTTGATGCCCTCAAGGCAGCCCTGGCCTCAGGCAAGGGTGCCCGATGGGGCGCGTCCCTTCGATTCGAGAATCTGCGGATTCTCCCCGTCGCTCTGCGGCTGTTTCAAGCCCTTCGCTCGGTGGATGAATCCTGTCGGCTGCTCTGGCCGGATGCTGGGGCTGCAGCGCTGGCAAGGCGTGATGCACCGGATCTGGCCGGAACCATCCTGGATTTCAACCAATGGTCGACCCGTGGAGATGCGGATGGATTGGTGTTGGCGGTTGGTCCGCAACCCTCGGACTACGAGCAGTTCATGGCCATCTGTCAGGACCATCGTGGTTCGGTCTTGATGCTCAACGGCCGGCTTGAGGATGCTGCCGTCGGGATCGGCAGCGTGGCCCGTGAGCGACGGCGTGGCTTCGTCTCCTCCTGGCAGCAGGCGTACTGGCTTCAGCCCCTTGAGGGTGGAGCGTTGATGCGGAGGTTCCCTGATGACTGGACTCTGTATCGACTTGACCCCGATGGTTACCGCCATCTGGCGTCCATGGAAAATCGCCCGGATCCCGAGCAGATCTCGGCGCTGTTGGCCGGAGAAGACTCGGACAGCCTCAAACAGCAGCTCGGCAGTGTGGATCGATTCATCGACGGTCTGCGCAGCTGA
- a CDS encoding peptidoglycan recognition family protein has translation MVPVSLIQRLERAADLIRQHPLTAVGAVTTGSLAVVLFIWVALDRSKQSHAGDRPSLMDLLEQVESDKNAKSPPSVTSPRAPRSRSWTSPLAKQCTGIDSALRSRLNELKRTSGSWRTTVPIHPTNFGERFSKDSYGAPLDPSPRVVVMHETVYSLTSAINTFQTPHPMDEDQASYHALIGLGGKVVDIVDPLKRAYGAGNSAFLGEWAVTNPRLRGSLNNFALHVSLETPESGANDASTHTGYTSRQYDALAIVLSDWIDRFNLTPAAITTHRHVDLGGERSDPRSFNWASLQYRLSALGDLCDS, from the coding sequence ATGGTTCCGGTTTCTCTGATCCAGAGACTTGAGCGTGCTGCTGATCTGATCCGTCAGCACCCTCTGACCGCTGTCGGTGCCGTGACCACAGGATCCCTTGCGGTCGTGCTGTTCATCTGGGTCGCTCTGGACCGGAGCAAACAATCCCACGCGGGTGATCGTCCATCGTTGATGGACCTGCTTGAGCAGGTGGAGTCGGACAAGAACGCCAAGTCGCCGCCGTCGGTGACATCCCCGCGTGCTCCTCGCTCACGGTCCTGGACATCACCCTTGGCGAAACAGTGCACGGGGATCGATTCCGCCCTGCGTTCACGCCTGAACGAACTGAAACGCACCAGTGGTTCCTGGCGAACCACCGTTCCCATTCATCCGACCAACTTCGGCGAGCGTTTCTCGAAGGATTCCTACGGCGCTCCATTGGACCCATCTCCACGGGTGGTCGTGATGCACGAAACCGTTTATTCACTGACATCAGCGATCAACACCTTTCAGACACCGCACCCGATGGATGAAGACCAAGCGAGCTATCACGCCCTGATCGGACTGGGCGGAAAGGTTGTCGACATCGTTGACCCACTCAAACGAGCCTATGGAGCTGGCAATTCAGCATTCCTTGGTGAATGGGCGGTCACCAACCCTCGACTAAGGGGCTCCCTCAACAATTTCGCGTTACACGTCAGTCTGGAAACACCAGAGAGTGGCGCCAATGATGCTTCAACGCACACGGGCTACACCTCCCGCCAATACGACGCCCTCGCCATCGTTTTGTCGGATTGGATCGACCGTTTCAATCTGACTCCGGCTGCCATCACGACCCATCGCCATGTTGATCTGGGCGGGGAACGATCGGATCCACGCAGTTTCAACTGGGCTTCTCTGCAGTATCGGCTGTCTGCACTCGGTGATCTCTGTGACTCCTGA
- the dapF gene encoding diaminopimelate epimerase, with the protein MLQFSKYQGLGNDFLILEGRQGQLPPTITEPDPGWVRQLCDRRFGIGGDGVILALPPQGEGDLRMRIFNADGTEAEMCGNGIRCLARFLADSDGDAPGKRWSIETPAGLIRPELQSDGQLLVDMGAPFLVPSSIPTTLPLVEGLARGSVDLADRSLDVAAVGMGNPHVVVPVADLSSIPFDAWGAALEVHPLFPAKTNVHFLQVHARNRLEIRVWERGAGPTLACGTGACATLVAAVLLDLADDHAEVMLPGGPLQIAWPGRSGSVLMTGPAVAVFDGVLSPDLMPAGAASVLETLPSAAPEKAPFDCSSDCVDACQQPDNCLRDAAQQQVQAFLNSTSLDAMLNLASDSLEQRTRARFERDTI; encoded by the coding sequence ATGCTGCAGTTCAGCAAATATCAGGGACTTGGCAATGACTTCCTGATCCTGGAAGGACGTCAAGGCCAGTTGCCCCCAACGATCACTGAACCGGATCCGGGCTGGGTCAGGCAGCTCTGCGACCGTCGGTTCGGGATCGGTGGTGATGGCGTGATCCTTGCCCTGCCACCCCAGGGCGAAGGGGATCTGCGCATGCGGATCTTCAATGCCGACGGCACCGAGGCTGAGATGTGCGGCAACGGCATCCGCTGTCTGGCCCGTTTCCTCGCGGACAGTGATGGTGATGCTCCCGGCAAGCGTTGGTCGATTGAAACGCCTGCGGGTCTGATCCGCCCCGAGTTGCAGAGCGATGGCCAGTTGCTCGTCGATATGGGTGCCCCCTTCCTGGTCCCCTCGAGCATTCCGACAACTCTCCCGCTGGTGGAAGGTCTCGCGAGGGGATCCGTCGATCTTGCGGATCGATCGCTGGACGTGGCCGCGGTTGGGATGGGAAATCCCCACGTCGTGGTTCCTGTTGCCGACCTCAGTTCGATTCCCTTCGACGCATGGGGTGCGGCTCTGGAGGTTCACCCCCTATTCCCAGCCAAAACCAACGTGCATTTCCTTCAGGTGCACGCCCGCAATCGTCTGGAGATCCGCGTCTGGGAACGGGGAGCGGGGCCGACCCTGGCCTGTGGAACAGGGGCCTGCGCAACCCTTGTCGCCGCGGTTCTTCTGGATCTTGCCGATGACCACGCCGAGGTGATGCTTCCCGGTGGTCCTCTCCAGATCGCCTGGCCCGGTCGCAGCGGTTCCGTCCTGATGACGGGGCCTGCGGTGGCTGTGTTCGATGGCGTGTTGTCACCGGATCTGATGCCGGCTGGAGCGGCCTCCGTTTTGGAGACGTTGCCTTCCGCTGCCCCGGAGAAGGCTCCGTTCGATTGCTCCAGTGATTGTGTTGACGCTTGCCAGCAGCCGGACAACTGTCTGCGTGATGCGGCCCAGCAGCAGGTTCAGGCCTTCCTGAACAGCACGTCACTGGACGCCATGCTGAATCTGGCCAGTGACTCACTGGAGCAGCGGACCCGGGCCCGGTTTGAGCGTGACACCATCTGA
- a CDS encoding DUF4330 domain-containing protein — protein sequence MQRRFSLSSITVLDGLAVAATVAALAGVVWSPKLTNAVARATGSVKPVEVSVDVRHLQVVDSEAFLEGIREEGAVSIVIRNQPAGRVALLSVEDISRPLTQLLPDGTVLEAEDTSPARGLHARFRLKADAETGPSGVVFGGTKLKVGSPVELEGRLYRANGVVSGVALP from the coding sequence ATGCAGCGACGGTTCTCCCTCAGCTCCATCACGGTTCTCGATGGGCTGGCCGTTGCAGCAACAGTGGCCGCGCTCGCTGGTGTGGTCTGGTCTCCGAAACTGACCAATGCGGTGGCCCGGGCGACGGGCTCAGTGAAGCCGGTTGAGGTGAGTGTGGATGTGCGTCACCTGCAGGTGGTCGATTCGGAGGCGTTCCTGGAGGGCATCCGAGAGGAAGGGGCCGTCAGCATCGTGATTCGCAACCAGCCGGCTGGGCGCGTTGCGCTGTTGTCTGTGGAGGACATCAGTCGTCCCCTCACCCAGCTCCTGCCGGATGGAACCGTTCTCGAAGCGGAAGACACCAGCCCGGCCCGCGGCCTGCATGCACGCTTTCGCCTGAAGGCCGATGCGGAGACAGGTCCATCCGGCGTGGTCTTCGGTGGCACCAAACTCAAGGTCGGCAGTCCTGTGGAACTCGAAGGACGGCTTTACCGCGCCAATGGTGTCGTCAGCGGTGTGGCTCTTCCATGA
- a CDS encoding cysteine desulfurase family protein, whose amino-acid sequence MTPSELYLDAAATTPPLPTVIECINAVQRDAWGNPSSLHGTGLVAAERLARSRQAITKQLGAQDDELIFTSGATESVHLALLGVAAGCPPGRLVISAVEHPAVEGAAAQLEQRGWTVVRWPVDGRGQIRLEYLDELLSPPTLLVSLIWGQSEVGTVQPVPLVARACRERGIPCHTDATQLIPQGLMDWSASSLDLLTFSSHKLQGPRGIGVLLHRPGVLAQPLLSGGGQEGGHRAGTEAVALIAGLAVALQHLPRFNAERSLAPPGSTPQIRSLRDRLQSQLAAIPALTVINAAEDQRLPHHLACLIGDRRGLPLSGRRMVQQLSRLGVACSSGSACRSGQAQDSDVLTAMDIAPRWRQSLVRFSLGPWLSSDDLESVPQLLQQAIDACT is encoded by the coding sequence GTGACACCATCTGAGCTCTATCTCGATGCAGCGGCCACAACCCCGCCGCTGCCGACCGTGATCGAGTGCATCAACGCAGTGCAGCGGGATGCCTGGGGCAACCCCAGCAGCCTGCATGGCACAGGTCTTGTGGCCGCCGAGCGCCTGGCTCGGTCCCGCCAGGCCATCACCAAACAACTTGGAGCCCAGGACGACGAGCTGATCTTCACCTCCGGGGCAACGGAATCGGTTCACCTGGCCCTTCTCGGTGTCGCCGCTGGGTGTCCCCCCGGGCGCTTGGTGATCTCAGCCGTGGAGCATCCAGCAGTGGAGGGAGCTGCCGCCCAGCTTGAGCAGCGGGGGTGGACGGTGGTGCGTTGGCCCGTCGATGGACGAGGTCAGATCCGTCTTGAGTACCTCGATGAGCTGTTGTCACCTCCGACGCTGCTGGTCTCCCTGATCTGGGGACAGAGCGAAGTGGGGACAGTGCAACCCGTTCCGCTGGTGGCCAGAGCCTGCCGGGAACGGGGCATTCCCTGTCACACGGACGCAACCCAGCTCATCCCCCAGGGGCTGATGGACTGGTCCGCATCGAGCCTTGACCTGCTCACGTTCTCCTCCCACAAACTGCAGGGTCCACGAGGGATTGGGGTGCTTTTGCATCGTCCAGGCGTCCTGGCTCAGCCGCTGCTGTCCGGCGGCGGACAGGAGGGGGGCCATCGCGCCGGCACGGAAGCCGTCGCCCTGATCGCCGGGCTGGCGGTCGCCCTCCAACACCTGCCAAGGTTCAACGCGGAACGGTCCCTGGCGCCCCCAGGTTCCACACCGCAGATTCGTTCCTTGCGTGATCGATTGCAGTCGCAACTGGCTGCGATTCCGGCACTGACGGTGATCAATGCTGCGGAGGACCAGCGACTCCCCCACCATCTGGCCTGCCTGATCGGGGACAGAAGAGGCCTTCCCCTCTCAGGACGGCGAATGGTGCAGCAGTTGTCGCGTCTGGGGGTGGCCTGCAGCAGTGGCAGTGCATGCCGTTCCGGCCAGGCCCAGGACAGTGATGTGCTGACCGCCATGGACATCGCGCCCAGGTGGAGGCAGTCGTTGGTGCGTTTCAGCCTTGGCCCATGGCTGAGCAGTGACGATCTCGAGTCCGTTCCTCAGCTGCTGCAACAGGCGATTGACGCCTGCACCTGA
- the dacB gene encoding D-alanyl-D-alanine carboxypeptidase/D-alanyl-D-alanine-endopeptidase, translating into MSQRWITPALAALLLNAGAAAHSTERLLQPSPPSSRQGLPGRTQRPLCPSLQRAVEASIGPSTAPWSVSVLDERGQLLADINGWLPRIPASNQKLISSAFALDRLGPDFRLETQLLRHGDGSLEIVGEGDPDLSIAEIQRFAMVALGRGGSQSPKTTAGPLQLMLREEPRQRWWPSDWPADDRSYAYGAPITRLALTSNALHMAVMDPARRLERVLSTTVSQQGGRLRLVKVNPEQREAALAQAKAEEPVVIHRELSAPMHGLLSLANTESHNFTAEVLMREAADNWDVAEASLANTRWLQAQGIPTQGLRIRDGSGLSRGNRVTSRTLSTLLWRMAQHPYGAHYQASMAIAGRRGTLWRFQRGSALTGQFWGKTGTLRGVSSLSGILKTSHGPRYVSMIANGAYAPRGVMAQVLLAVQRISQCPSWNAAGRRHVGHG; encoded by the coding sequence ATGAGCCAGCGTTGGATCACCCCGGCTCTGGCGGCGTTGTTGCTGAACGCCGGCGCAGCAGCCCACAGCACGGAACGCTTGTTGCAACCGAGTCCCCCCAGCAGCCGTCAGGGGCTGCCCGGGCGGACCCAACGTCCTCTGTGCCCGTCACTGCAACGGGCGGTCGAGGCTTCGATTGGCCCCAGCACGGCTCCGTGGAGCGTCAGCGTTCTTGACGAGCGGGGCCAACTCCTGGCGGACATCAATGGATGGTTGCCAAGGATCCCCGCCTCCAATCAGAAACTGATCAGTTCCGCCTTCGCCCTCGATCGCCTCGGGCCCGATTTCCGTCTCGAAACCCAGTTACTCCGTCACGGCGACGGAAGTCTGGAAATTGTGGGCGAGGGGGATCCAGACCTCAGCATCGCTGAGATTCAACGCTTCGCCATGGTGGCTCTGGGGCGTGGTGGCTCTCAATCGCCCAAGACGACTGCGGGGCCTCTTCAGTTGATGTTGCGGGAGGAGCCACGCCAGCGCTGGTGGCCCAGTGACTGGCCTGCGGACGATCGCAGCTACGCCTACGGCGCACCGATCACCCGGCTTGCTCTCACGAGCAACGCTCTGCACATGGCGGTGATGGATCCAGCCCGACGGCTGGAGAGGGTGCTGTCCACCACGGTGAGCCAACAGGGAGGACGCCTTCGCCTGGTGAAGGTGAATCCCGAGCAACGGGAAGCCGCTCTCGCCCAGGCCAAGGCTGAGGAACCTGTGGTGATCCACCGTGAGCTGTCGGCTCCGATGCATGGGCTGCTCAGCTTGGCCAACACCGAAAGCCATAACTTCACCGCTGAAGTGCTGATGCGTGAAGCGGCGGACAACTGGGATGTGGCTGAGGCCTCGTTGGCCAACACCCGCTGGCTGCAGGCTCAGGGAATTCCCACCCAGGGCCTTCGCATCCGGGATGGGAGCGGGCTCTCCAGGGGCAATCGGGTGACCAGCCGAACCCTGTCGACACTTCTGTGGCGGATGGCGCAACACCCATACGGGGCTCATTACCAAGCCTCCATGGCGATTGCGGGGCGCCGGGGCACGCTCTGGCGTTTCCAGCGAGGCTCCGCGCTCACCGGCCAGTTCTGGGGGAAGACAGGAACCCTCAGGGGAGTGAGTTCCTTGAGTGGAATCCTGAAGACCTCCCATGGACCCCGCTACGTGAGCATGATTGCCAACGGCGCCTATGCCCCTCGCGGCGTCATGGCTCAGGTGCTGCTC
- the leuS gene encoding leucine--tRNA ligase, translating into MNSRYSPADLEQRWQATWRSEGLDVTPEPEDGKGFYALSMFPYPSGTLHMGHVRNYVITDVIARVQRMRGRAVLHPMGWDAFGLPAENAAIERNVDPGDWTDRNIEQMRSQLDRLGLSIDWDREQATCHSDYYRWTQWLFLELFDGGLAYRKNATVNWDPVDQTVLANEQVDADGRSWRSGALVEQRQLNQWFLRITQYAEALLKDLDQLSGWPERVRTMQANWIGRSEGAEIQFQLSSDSDTTITVFTTRPDTLAGASYVVLAPDHPVVDSLTTADLRDSVQAFQGEVARLSALERTSDEGPKRGVFTGVNVINPLTGNPLPVWIADYVLADYGTGAVMGVPAHDQRDRRFAQSYGLPVQQVIEAEGAAAAIAAGEAWTDSGVLIHSGDFDGLTSTEAKEQITRHGAKQGWAEAKVTYRLRDWLISRQRYWGCPIPIIHCPSCGAVPVPREELPVELPRDIDLSGKGGSPLGQQNDWVNVPCPSCGEPAKRETDTMDTFMCSSWYFLRFADPHNSERPFSREAVNRWLPVQQYVGGIEHAILHLLYSRFFTKALKDRGLIDVAEPFDRLLTQGMVQGTTYRNPSTGKYVAPADVADPEAPTDPNSGEPLEVLFEKMSKSKYNGVDPAAVIDRYGADTARMFILFKAPPEKDLEWDDADVEGQFRFLQRIWRLVESAGTRIETLDPEERPEPLADSDAQVRRAIHLAIEAVSEDLQDEIQLNTAISELMKLTNAITSVGVSELSTSVLKEALSTLLRLLAPFAPHLAEELWYQLGGSSSVHRAGWPELDPSALVQDSVDLVIQIKGKIRGTIQVPADADKAQLEALALASDVAAKWLEGQPPRRVIVVPGKLVNLVP; encoded by the coding sequence GTGAACAGCCGTTATTCGCCTGCGGACCTTGAACAGCGCTGGCAAGCGACCTGGCGCTCCGAGGGGTTGGATGTCACCCCTGAGCCGGAGGACGGCAAGGGGTTCTACGCCCTTTCGATGTTTCCCTACCCCTCGGGGACACTGCACATGGGCCATGTGCGCAATTACGTCATTACTGATGTGATTGCACGGGTTCAGCGGATGCGCGGCCGCGCTGTGTTGCACCCCATGGGATGGGATGCCTTCGGCCTTCCGGCGGAGAATGCGGCGATTGAACGCAACGTCGATCCCGGCGATTGGACCGATCGCAACATCGAGCAGATGCGATCGCAATTGGATCGCCTCGGGTTGTCGATCGACTGGGACCGTGAGCAGGCCACCTGCCACAGCGATTACTACCGCTGGACCCAATGGCTGTTCCTGGAGCTCTTCGATGGCGGCCTGGCCTACCGGAAAAACGCAACGGTCAACTGGGATCCGGTGGATCAGACCGTTCTCGCCAACGAGCAGGTGGATGCCGATGGTCGCTCCTGGCGTTCCGGTGCCTTGGTGGAGCAACGCCAGCTGAATCAATGGTTCCTGCGCATCACGCAGTACGCCGAAGCCCTGCTCAAGGACCTGGATCAGCTCAGCGGTTGGCCGGAACGGGTTCGCACCATGCAGGCCAACTGGATCGGTCGCTCAGAGGGAGCTGAGATCCAGTTCCAGCTGTCCTCCGATTCCGACACAACCATCACCGTGTTCACCACAAGGCCGGACACCCTGGCCGGCGCCAGCTATGTGGTTCTTGCTCCCGACCACCCCGTGGTGGACAGCCTGACGACGGCGGATCTGCGGGACTCTGTTCAGGCCTTCCAGGGCGAGGTGGCTCGCCTCAGTGCCCTGGAGCGCACCAGTGATGAAGGGCCCAAGCGTGGGGTCTTCACCGGCGTCAACGTGATCAACCCCCTCACCGGCAACCCACTGCCGGTGTGGATCGCGGACTACGTGCTGGCTGATTATGGCACCGGCGCTGTCATGGGAGTTCCTGCCCATGACCAGCGGGACCGTCGTTTTGCCCAGAGCTATGGGCTGCCCGTTCAGCAGGTGATTGAGGCCGAGGGTGCCGCCGCTGCAATCGCGGCTGGAGAGGCTTGGACCGACAGCGGAGTGCTGATCCATTCCGGTGATTTCGATGGTCTGACATCAACCGAAGCCAAGGAGCAGATCACTCGCCATGGCGCGAAGCAGGGATGGGCAGAGGCGAAGGTCACCTATCGGCTGCGGGACTGGCTGATCTCACGACAGCGCTATTGGGGTTGCCCGATTCCGATCATCCACTGCCCAAGCTGTGGTGCCGTACCGGTCCCGCGCGAGGAACTGCCGGTGGAACTCCCCCGGGACATCGACCTGTCCGGCAAGGGCGGATCGCCCCTGGGACAACAGAACGACTGGGTCAACGTCCCCTGCCCCTCCTGTGGTGAACCCGCCAAGCGCGAAACCGACACGATGGACACCTTCATGTGTTCGTCCTGGTATTTCCTCCGTTTCGCCGACCCCCACAACAGCGAGCGGCCGTTCAGCCGGGAGGCCGTCAATCGTTGGTTGCCGGTACAGCAGTACGTGGGGGGCATTGAACACGCCATCCTTCACCTGCTGTATTCGCGCTTTTTCACCAAGGCGTTGAAGGATCGGGGCTTGATCGATGTCGCAGAGCCCTTTGACCGTCTCCTCACCCAGGGGATGGTTCAGGGAACGACGTATCGCAATCCCAGCACCGGCAAATATGTCGCGCCGGCCGATGTGGCTGATCCTGAAGCACCAACCGATCCGAACAGTGGTGAACCGCTTGAGGTGCTGTTCGAAAAGATGTCCAAGTCGAAGTACAACGGCGTTGATCCTGCGGCAGTGATCGATCGCTACGGCGCGGACACCGCTCGCATGTTCATTTTGTTCAAAGCGCCGCCCGAGAAGGATCTCGAATGGGATGACGCCGATGTGGAGGGGCAATTCCGTTTTCTGCAACGGATCTGGCGTCTGGTGGAATCCGCCGGCACGCGAATCGAGACCCTCGACCCCGAAGAACGCCCCGAGCCTCTGGCCGACAGCGACGCTCAGGTGCGTCGCGCCATCCACCTGGCCATCGAAGCGGTGAGTGAGGACCTGCAGGACGAGATTCAGTTGAACACCGCGATCTCGGAGCTGATGAAACTCACCAATGCGATCACATCCGTGGGTGTTTCCGAATTGAGCACCTCAGTGCTGAAGGAAGCCCTTTCGACGCTGCTTCGGCTGCTGGCTCCCTTTGCTCCCCATCTTGCCGAAGAGCTCTGGTATCAACTTGGCGGCAGCTCCAGCGTTCACCGCGCCGGCTGGCCCGAGCTGGACCCCAGCGCTCTGGTTCAGGACTCGGTGGACCTGGTGATTCAGATCAAGGGCAAGATCCGGGGAACGATTCAGGTTCCCGCTGACGCCGACAAAGCTCAGCTGGAGGCCTTGGCACTGGCCAGTGATGTCGCAGCCAAATGGCTGGAGGGACAACCACCCCGACGCGTGATTGTGGTGCCGGGGAAATTGGTCAACCTGGTGCCCTGA